The following are from one region of the Amycolatopsis sp. QT-25 genome:
- a CDS encoding copper resistance CopC family protein — translation MRKAIVALAITGVAWLATATPALAHNVLISSDPAKGASLAAGPAKITLTFDQYVQNANVNQIAVIGPGGGQWAEGQVEVRDSVVTVPLRPLGPAGEYKIGYRILSADGHSVTGEVPFTLTAAGTGTPASADAARSNGGQAETTPATDGENSSGVPIWVWIAGAVVLLAVGLTVALRTGAGDKEKSGS, via the coding sequence ATGCGTAAAGCGATCGTCGCGCTGGCGATCACCGGGGTGGCGTGGCTCGCCACCGCCACCCCGGCGCTGGCGCACAACGTCCTGATCTCCTCGGACCCGGCGAAGGGTGCTTCGCTCGCCGCCGGGCCCGCGAAGATCACGCTCACGTTCGACCAGTACGTCCAGAACGCGAACGTCAACCAGATCGCGGTCATCGGACCGGGCGGCGGCCAGTGGGCCGAAGGCCAGGTCGAGGTCCGCGACAGTGTCGTGACCGTGCCGCTGCGGCCACTCGGCCCGGCGGGGGAGTACAAGATCGGTTACCGGATCCTGTCCGCGGACGGGCACTCCGTGACCGGTGAGGTGCCGTTCACCCTCACCGCCGCGGGCACCGGGACCCCGGCGAGCGCCGACGCCGCCCGCAGCAACGGGGGCCAGGCCGAGACGACTCCCGCCACCGACGGCGAGAACTCGTCCGGGGTGCCGATCTGGGTGTGGATCGCGGGCGCCGTCGTGCTGCTCGCCGTCGGACTGACCGTCGCACTGCGCACCGGCGCGGGTGACAAGGAGAAGAGCGGCTCATGA
- a CDS encoding YcnI family protein: MSKHVFKRAGFLAAAIGAAGLLSAGVASAHVTANVYGPQPQKGGYGSIFFRVPNEEKDAGTVKVEVTLKPEYALSSVRTKPIPGWKAEVVKSKLPSPVTSASGTQITEAVTKVSWTAEPGTKIAAGSSEFQEFQISAGQFPTTVDALEFPATQTYENGKVVNWDQPTPASGEEPEHPAPTVKLAEKSGDGHGGGHGSDAKAAEESHASDNTARWLGGAGLVVGALGLGVGAGATLRARRATATKSGNTEGTE; encoded by the coding sequence GTGTCCAAGCACGTCTTCAAGCGAGCCGGTTTCCTGGCCGCCGCCATCGGTGCCGCCGGTCTGCTCTCGGCAGGGGTCGCCTCGGCCCACGTCACCGCCAACGTCTACGGCCCGCAGCCCCAAAAGGGCGGCTACGGATCCATCTTCTTCCGGGTCCCCAACGAGGAGAAGGACGCCGGCACCGTCAAGGTCGAGGTCACCCTCAAACCCGAGTACGCGCTCAGCTCCGTGCGCACCAAGCCGATCCCCGGCTGGAAGGCCGAGGTCGTCAAGTCCAAGCTGCCCAGCCCGGTGACGAGCGCGTCCGGTACGCAGATCACCGAAGCCGTCACCAAGGTCTCGTGGACCGCCGAGCCCGGCACCAAGATCGCCGCCGGCTCGTCCGAATTCCAGGAGTTCCAGATCAGCGCGGGCCAGTTCCCGACCACCGTCGACGCGCTGGAGTTCCCGGCGACGCAGACGTACGAGAACGGCAAGGTCGTCAACTGGGACCAGCCGACCCCGGCCTCGGGTGAGGAGCCGGAACACCCCGCGCCGACCGTGAAGCTCGCCGAGAAGAGCGGTGACGGGCACGGCGGTGGCCACGGCTCCGACGCGAAGGCCGCCGAGGAATCCCACGCTTCCGACAACACCGCCCGCTGGCTCGGCGGCGCCGGACTCGTCGTCGGCGCGCTCGGCCTCGGCGTCGGCGCCGGCGCCACCCTGCGCGCCCGCCGCGCCACCGCCACCAAGAGCGGCAACACCGAGGGAACCGAGTAA
- a CDS encoding ABC transporter permease, whose translation MNLFEYISDRWDRLALQGLLHVSAVVQCTIIAAVLGVVIGVAVYRSPIGSAVATALASTILTVPSFALLGLLIPVFGLGVNTTVIALVLYALLPIVRNTIVGLGGVDPAVSDAARGIGMSRFGVLTRVELRLAWPAILTGMRVATQMLMGIAVIAAYAKGPGLGSEVFSGLTNAGSTNSLNQALTGTLGVVVLALVLDAVYVLINRLTVSRGVRG comes from the coding sequence ATGAACCTCTTCGAGTACATCTCGGATCGGTGGGACAGACTCGCCCTCCAGGGGCTCCTCCATGTCAGCGCGGTCGTGCAGTGCACGATCATCGCCGCCGTGCTCGGGGTGGTGATCGGCGTCGCCGTCTACCGCAGTCCGATCGGGTCGGCCGTGGCCACGGCGCTGGCGAGCACGATCCTCACCGTCCCTTCCTTCGCCCTCCTCGGGCTGCTCATCCCCGTGTTCGGTCTCGGCGTGAACACCACCGTCATCGCACTCGTGCTCTACGCGCTGCTGCCGATCGTGCGGAACACGATCGTCGGACTGGGCGGCGTCGACCCGGCGGTCAGCGACGCGGCGCGCGGTATCGGCATGAGCCGGTTCGGCGTGCTGACCAGGGTGGAACTGCGGCTCGCCTGGCCGGCCATCCTCACCGGGATGCGGGTCGCGACGCAGATGCTCATGGGCATCGCGGTCATCGCGGCCTACGCGAAAGGCCCGGGCCTCGGCTCGGAGGTCTTTTCCGGCCTCACCAACGCGGGGAGCACGAACTCCCTCAACCAGGCACTGACCGGGACGCTCGGTGTGGTCGTCCTCGCACTGGTCCTCGACGCCGTCTACGTCCTGATCAACCGTTTGACCGTCTCTAGGGGTGTCCGTGGCTGA
- a CDS encoding ABC transporter ATP-binding protein, with translation MAESPETVSGVEIELEHVTKRYPGTREPAVDDFSMVVPAGKIVVFVGPSGCGKTTTMRMINRLIEPTSGRITIGGDDALKLDVDTLRRRIGYAIQQAGLFPHFTVAQNIAVVPGLLGWDKKKVDDRVEEMMDLVGLDPADFRDRFPRQLSGGQQQRVGVARALAADPPVLLMDEPFGAVDPITRGNLQDELLRLQTELKKTIVFVTHDFDEAVKLGDKIAVLGDQSRILQYDTPDAILANPADDTVAGFVGAGASLKQLTLLRVRDVELKQDALTATVSESPSEVREKLTRQRKHFVLVLDQRRRPVRWVHVRELTTATSLATAGKPLRDSVSLQSTLQDALEAMLAEGGSVPVTGARGEYAGTIELDTVIATIQQLREEHSDDSPAEGVTA, from the coding sequence GTGGCTGAGTCTCCTGAAACCGTATCCGGCGTCGAAATCGAGCTGGAGCACGTCACGAAGCGCTACCCCGGCACCCGCGAGCCCGCGGTCGACGACTTCTCGATGGTGGTGCCCGCCGGCAAGATCGTGGTCTTCGTCGGCCCGTCCGGCTGCGGCAAGACCACGACCATGCGGATGATCAACCGGCTGATCGAGCCGACGTCGGGCCGGATCACCATCGGCGGTGACGACGCGCTGAAACTCGACGTCGACACTCTTCGCCGTCGCATCGGCTACGCGATCCAACAGGCCGGACTCTTCCCGCACTTCACCGTCGCGCAGAACATCGCGGTGGTGCCGGGGCTGCTCGGCTGGGACAAGAAGAAGGTCGACGACCGGGTCGAGGAGATGATGGACCTGGTCGGGCTCGACCCGGCCGATTTCCGCGACCGGTTCCCGCGGCAGCTGTCCGGCGGGCAGCAGCAGCGCGTCGGCGTCGCGCGGGCGCTCGCGGCCGACCCGCCGGTGCTGCTGATGGACGAACCGTTCGGCGCGGTCGACCCGATCACCCGCGGCAACCTGCAGGACGAGCTGCTGCGGCTCCAGACCGAACTGAAGAAGACGATCGTCTTCGTCACCCACGACTTCGACGAGGCCGTGAAGCTCGGCGACAAGATCGCGGTCCTCGGTGACCAGTCGAGGATCCTCCAGTACGACACCCCGGACGCGATCCTCGCGAACCCGGCCGACGACACCGTCGCCGGTTTCGTCGGTGCCGGTGCCTCGCTGAAGCAGCTGACGCTGCTGCGGGTCCGCGACGTCGAGCTGAAGCAGGACGCGCTGACGGCGACGGTGAGCGAATCACCGTCGGAGGTCCGCGAGAAGCTGACCCGGCAGCGCAAGCATTTCGTGCTGGTGCTCGACCAGCGCCGCCGCCCCGTGCGGTGGGTGCACGTCCGCGAGCTGACCACGGCGACGTCGCTGGCCACAGCGGGCAAACCGCTGCGTGACTCGGTCAGCCTCCAGTCGACGCTGCAGGACGCGCTCGAAGCCATGCTCGCCGAGGGCGGCAGCGTCCCGGTGACCGGCGCCCGCGGCGAGTACGCCGGGACGATCGAACTCGACACCGTCATCGCGACGATCCAGCAGTTGCGCGAGGAGCACTCCGACGACAGTCCGGCGGAAGGGGTGACCGCATGA
- a CDS encoding ABC transporter permease has protein sequence MTAVDTGFSTESSSRSAERVRLFAQPAVVLVIVAGVLIWVFAGDLTATEKETLNAGGLLTALRDHLAMTVVVTAIVVAVAVPLGVLVTRPWAKWAAPVFLAVANIGQAAPALGVLVLWFIVTGATGGLWVAALPLAFYSLLPVLRNTMVGLRQIDPALIDAGRGIGMSATGVLWRVEFPLAIPLILAGLRTSLVLAVGTATFGMFVNAGGFGLLIDTGYKLNLTKVLITGSVLAVALALLVDWLGAVAEQFFGPKGLR, from the coding sequence ATGACGGCCGTCGATACCGGGTTCTCCACCGAGTCCTCGTCGAGAAGCGCCGAACGGGTCCGGCTGTTCGCCCAGCCCGCCGTGGTGCTGGTGATCGTCGCCGGCGTGCTGATCTGGGTGTTCGCCGGCGATCTCACCGCGACGGAGAAGGAGACCCTCAACGCCGGCGGGTTGTTGACCGCGCTGCGCGACCACCTGGCGATGACCGTCGTGGTCACCGCGATCGTGGTCGCCGTGGCGGTGCCGCTCGGCGTGCTCGTGACGCGGCCCTGGGCGAAATGGGCGGCGCCGGTCTTCCTGGCCGTCGCGAACATCGGACAGGCCGCGCCCGCGCTCGGCGTGCTGGTGCTGTGGTTCATCGTCACCGGCGCCACCGGCGGGCTGTGGGTCGCGGCGCTGCCGCTGGCGTTCTACTCGCTGCTCCCGGTGCTGCGGAACACGATGGTCGGCCTGCGGCAGATCGACCCCGCCCTGATCGACGCCGGCCGCGGCATCGGCATGTCGGCCACCGGCGTGCTGTGGCGGGTCGAGTTCCCGCTGGCGATCCCGCTGATCCTGGCCGGTCTGCGGACCTCGCTGGTGCTGGCCGTCGGCACGGCGACCTTCGGCATGTTCGTGAACGCCGGTGGTTTCGGCCTGCTCATCGACACCGGCTACAAGCTCAACCTGACGAAGGTGCTGATCACCGGCTCGGTGCTCGCCGTCGCGCTGGCGCTGCTGGTGGACTGGCTCGGCGCGGTGGCGGAACAGTTCTTCGGACCGAAGGGACTGCGCTGA
- a CDS encoding glycine betaine ABC transporter substrate-binding protein: MRLKAILGAVLLCSTLSACGLEVNTALPYKIEPGSIKPIDSLKGVEVTVGSKDFTENIILGYMAEMALSAAGADVIDLTDIKGSNSSRQALLAGQVDVAWEYTGTGWINYQGNELPVPGGEQAQYEATKAADEAKFGVSWLNYSPLNDQYGFAVTEAYGAANNLKTTSDLAAFLKQKPDQNVFCLETEFTSRQDGFPAAVRAYGFQNPVIKNFGIGTIYSAVASGTCPIGEIFTTDGRIAGLDLRVLEDDKKAFPQYNAVATLRTEFLEKYPEIRGPLEAVSAAIDNEQMVELCKQVDVDGRDQGEVAYEWMKKKGFIG, from the coding sequence ATGCGACTCAAGGCGATCCTCGGCGCGGTCCTGTTGTGCAGCACGCTTTCCGCGTGCGGACTCGAAGTCAACACCGCGCTGCCGTACAAGATCGAACCCGGTTCGATCAAGCCCATCGATTCGCTCAAGGGCGTCGAGGTGACGGTGGGGTCGAAGGACTTCACCGAGAACATCATCCTGGGCTACATGGCCGAGATGGCGCTTTCCGCGGCGGGCGCGGACGTCATCGACCTGACCGACATCAAGGGCTCGAACTCGTCGCGGCAGGCGTTGCTCGCCGGCCAGGTCGACGTCGCGTGGGAGTACACCGGCACCGGCTGGATCAACTACCAGGGCAACGAACTTCCCGTCCCTGGCGGGGAACAGGCGCAGTACGAAGCCACGAAGGCGGCCGACGAGGCGAAGTTCGGCGTCTCCTGGCTGAACTATTCGCCGCTGAACGACCAGTACGGCTTCGCGGTCACCGAGGCATACGGGGCGGCGAACAACCTGAAGACGACGTCGGACCTCGCGGCGTTCCTCAAGCAGAAACCCGACCAGAACGTCTTCTGCCTGGAGACCGAATTCACCAGCCGCCAGGACGGTTTCCCCGCCGCCGTGCGGGCGTACGGCTTCCAGAACCCGGTGATCAAGAACTTCGGCATCGGCACGATCTACTCGGCCGTCGCGAGCGGCACCTGCCCGATCGGCGAGATCTTCACCACCGACGGCCGGATCGCCGGACTGGACCTGCGTGTCCTCGAAGACGACAAGAAGGCGTTCCCGCAGTACAACGCCGTGGCGACGCTGCGGACCGAATTCCTGGAGAAGTACCCGGAAATCCGCGGGCCGCTGGAAGCCGTCAGCGCGGCCATCGACAACGAGCAGATGGTCGAACTGTGCAAACAGGTCGACGTCGACGGCCGTGACCAGGGCGAAGTCGCCTACGAATGGATGAAGAAGAAGGGCTTTATCGGTTAA
- a CDS encoding DUF6474 family protein has protein sequence MARKAKAIEGDGRFTPKKAKNAVAVAKVLGPAVLPVIAPYAVRAAGAARELYDRYQAKKLGVAVDQLGEYSGRGAALHARIAGLTQGLAELKRSAKATDADAAFAKDTQGTLEQLSATVRASERMPAARRKAAHRAVAGELDQLEGKLLHRLGL, from the coding sequence ATGGCGCGCAAGGCCAAAGCCATCGAGGGCGACGGCAGGTTCACCCCGAAGAAGGCGAAAAACGCCGTCGCGGTGGCCAAAGTGCTCGGTCCGGCCGTACTGCCGGTGATCGCGCCGTACGCCGTTCGGGCGGCAGGAGCCGCACGGGAGCTGTACGACCGCTATCAAGCGAAGAAGCTCGGCGTCGCCGTCGACCAGCTCGGCGAGTACAGCGGGCGCGGTGCCGCGCTGCACGCGCGGATCGCGGGGCTGACGCAGGGGCTCGCGGAGCTGAAGAGGTCCGCGAAGGCGACAGACGCCGACGCGGCCTTCGCGAAGGACACTCAGGGGACACTGGAGCAGCTTTCGGCGACTGTTCGCGCTTCGGAGCGGATGCCGGCCGCGCGGCGGAAGGCGGCGCACCGTGCCGTGGCCGGAGAGCTGGACCAGCTGGAGGGGAAGCTCCTTCACCGTCTGGGCCTCTGA
- a CDS encoding TM0106 family RecB-like putative nuclease, giving the protein MLSVSNEVLLDAGAVSRCRRRVHLEHDPAMREVPLVPPDPAAQQRIADASAHREAIVRRLMDATGPDANWVKIPRDLPATERVQLTEEAFATEARYIWGALLPVDRAGHRRGGSELLVHTGAGYVPVLVVRHRITDRGAGAPTTAMTDLDPAHRLPDPARKVRSQPRDQMRLAHLYRMLEALGKHEGHRAIGGVIGLDADVVVWHDLSAATWPGGRSALTEYQSRFADRLAIASAAAEGQEPLAEPSRVLECRRCPWWPTCEVVLTETRDVSLVVRGEDAMELRRAGVFTVDKLAALDPADEPPPMNWTGGTFADAIILARAWLADLTMVRKVDRIEVSRGDVEVDVDMESFGDSGAYLWGSLLTGADIGMEQGYRAFATWEPLPTADEARSFAEFWAWFTEVRERTLAAGLTFRAYCYNALAENRWLFGSADRFGAYPGVPKKAEIASFVDSGEWIDLFRSVTDQFLCSQGKGLKVIAPVAGFAWRDPEAGGEASMRWYRDAVGMDGGIPDAVQRERLLRYNEDDVLATHALRNWMTDHAQTSVPYMNDL; this is encoded by the coding sequence GTGTTGTCTGTGAGTAACGAGGTGCTACTGGACGCGGGAGCGGTGAGCCGCTGCCGGCGTCGCGTGCACCTCGAACACGATCCGGCGATGCGCGAGGTCCCGCTCGTCCCGCCCGACCCCGCCGCGCAGCAGCGGATCGCCGACGCGTCGGCGCATCGCGAGGCGATCGTGCGGCGGCTCATGGACGCGACAGGGCCCGACGCGAACTGGGTGAAGATCCCTCGCGACCTTCCGGCCACCGAGCGCGTGCAGCTCACTGAAGAGGCCTTCGCCACCGAAGCCCGCTACATCTGGGGAGCGTTGCTTCCCGTGGATCGCGCCGGTCACCGGCGGGGCGGCTCCGAACTCCTCGTCCACACCGGCGCCGGTTACGTGCCGGTGCTGGTCGTGCGGCACCGCATCACCGATCGCGGCGCGGGCGCGCCGACCACGGCGATGACCGACCTCGATCCGGCGCACCGGTTGCCCGATCCGGCGCGCAAGGTCCGCTCGCAGCCGCGGGACCAGATGCGGCTCGCGCACCTCTATCGCATGCTCGAAGCGCTCGGGAAGCACGAGGGACACCGCGCGATCGGCGGCGTCATCGGGCTCGACGCGGACGTCGTCGTCTGGCACGACCTGTCCGCGGCCACGTGGCCGGGTGGCCGGAGCGCGCTGACGGAATATCAGAGCCGCTTCGCCGACAGACTCGCCATCGCGAGCGCGGCCGCCGAAGGCCAGGAGCCGCTCGCCGAACCGTCGCGCGTCCTCGAATGCCGGCGCTGCCCCTGGTGGCCGACCTGCGAGGTCGTGCTCACCGAAACCCGCGACGTCAGCCTCGTCGTCCGCGGGGAGGACGCGATGGAACTCCGCCGCGCCGGGGTGTTCACCGTGGACAAACTGGCCGCGCTCGATCCGGCCGACGAGCCTCCGCCGATGAACTGGACCGGCGGCACCTTCGCCGACGCGATCATCCTCGCGCGCGCCTGGCTCGCCGACCTCACGATGGTGCGCAAGGTCGACCGCATCGAAGTCTCGCGCGGCGACGTCGAGGTCGACGTCGACATGGAGAGCTTCGGTGATTCCGGCGCGTACCTGTGGGGTTCGCTGCTGACCGGCGCCGACATCGGGATGGAGCAGGGCTACCGGGCCTTCGCGACGTGGGAGCCGTTGCCCACGGCGGACGAGGCCCGGTCGTTCGCGGAGTTCTGGGCGTGGTTCACCGAAGTCCGCGAGCGCACGCTCGCCGCGGGGCTGACGTTCCGCGCCTATTGCTACAACGCGCTCGCCGAGAACCGCTGGCTCTTCGGTTCCGCCGACCGGTTCGGCGCATATCCCGGTGTGCCCAAGAAGGCCGAGATAGCGTCCTTTGTGGACTCCGGGGAGTGGATCGACCTCTTCCGCAGCGTCACCGACCAGTTCCTGTGCTCGCAGGGCAAGGGCCTCAAGGTGATCGCGCCGGTGGCCGGATTCGCGTGGCGCGATCCGGAAGCGGGTGGCGAGGCGTCGATGAGGTGGTATCGCGACGCCGTCGGCATGGACGGCGGAATCCCGGACGCCGTCCAGCGGGAGCGTCTGCTGCGCTACAACGAGGACGACGTCCTGGCGACGCACGCGCTGCGGAACTGGATGACCGACCACGCGCAGACGTCCGTGCCGTACATGAACGACCTCTGA
- a CDS encoding PadR family transcriptional regulator, protein MKRRKVGNLLALAILSTLNERPMHPYEMASTLKSRGKDRDMGIKWGSFYTVVGNLRKHGFIEAVESGREGARPERTVYRITDAGHDELLDWLRELLGELAPEEPKFVAGLSVLGWLGPDEVVALFRTRLAALDEDIASTRAELARLVAEIPRLVLLELEYHLAIRVAEAEWVRSILGELTSGSMPGLAEWRALLAERGSTGS, encoded by the coding sequence GTGAAGCGGCGGAAAGTCGGCAATCTGCTCGCGTTGGCGATCCTGTCGACGCTGAACGAACGCCCGATGCATCCGTACGAAATGGCCTCGACCCTGAAGAGCCGAGGCAAGGACCGCGACATGGGGATCAAATGGGGCTCGTTCTACACGGTCGTCGGCAACCTGCGGAAACACGGCTTCATCGAGGCCGTCGAGAGCGGTCGCGAGGGCGCCCGCCCCGAACGCACGGTGTACCGGATCACCGACGCCGGCCATGACGAACTGCTCGACTGGCTGCGCGAACTGCTCGGCGAACTCGCGCCGGAGGAGCCGAAGTTCGTCGCCGGGTTGTCGGTGCTGGGGTGGCTCGGCCCGGACGAGGTCGTCGCCCTCTTCCGCACCCGGCTGGCGGCGCTGGACGAAGACATCGCCTCGACTCGGGCCGAACTGGCGCGGCTCGTCGCGGAGATCCCGCGGCTGGTGCTGCTCGAACTCGAATACCACCTGGCGATCCGGGTGGCGGAAGCCGAATGGGTCCGCTCGATCCTCGGCGAACTGACTTCCGGTTCCATGCCCGGTCTCGCCGAATGGCGGGCCCTGTTGGCCGAAAGGGGGAGCACCGGCAGTTGA
- a CDS encoding class I SAM-dependent methyltransferase: MTNIKDRKRFKLIPEMGGALARNYARQRGTEPQIELWRQQARELTADLTEGAKILEVAFGPGYFAVELARLGFSVTGLDVAPAFVGIASDYARTQGVDVEFREGDVAAMPFDDESFDFVVCQAAFKNFVWPVKSLDEMYRVLRPGGTAVVQDMNRDATDGDIVREVAGMRLGKLAALTIRQTLGRLRRRAYTPVDFSGLVAETAFRTGEVTTAGIGLDVRLTRP; the protein is encoded by the coding sequence ATGACGAACATCAAGGACAGGAAGCGGTTCAAGCTCATCCCGGAGATGGGCGGCGCGCTGGCACGGAACTACGCCCGGCAGCGCGGCACCGAACCGCAGATCGAACTGTGGCGGCAGCAGGCCCGCGAACTCACGGCCGACCTGACAGAAGGCGCGAAAATCCTCGAGGTCGCCTTCGGCCCCGGCTACTTCGCCGTCGAACTGGCGCGGCTCGGATTCTCCGTCACCGGCCTGGACGTCGCGCCGGCCTTCGTCGGAATCGCGAGTGACTACGCGCGAACCCAAGGCGTCGACGTCGAATTCCGGGAGGGCGACGTCGCGGCGATGCCGTTCGACGACGAGTCGTTCGACTTCGTCGTCTGTCAGGCCGCGTTCAAGAACTTCGTATGGCCGGTGAAGTCGCTCGACGAGATGTACCGCGTGCTGCGCCCGGGTGGCACGGCGGTGGTGCAGGACATGAACCGGGACGCGACCGATGGCGACATCGTGCGTGAGGTCGCGGGCATGAGACTCGGCAAGCTGGCCGCTTTGACGATCCGTCAGACGCTCGGACGGCTACGGCGGCGTGCTTACACGCCTGTCGATTTCAGTGGGCTGGTCGCGGAAACCGCGTTCCGGACCGGCGAGGTCACCACCGCCGGGATCGGCCTGGACGTCCGCCTCACCCGTCCCTGA
- a CDS encoding SDR family NAD(P)-dependent oxidoreductase, giving the protein MQITDTAALVTGGASGLGGATAKALAARGARVFALDLAGAIANAEQVEGITYVEADVTDPEQVRTAVTTAAESGVPLRTVVNCAGIGPSARILSKKGPHDLALYAKVVQINLIGSFNVLTLAAEAIAKTEPLADNARGVIINTASVAAFDGQIGQVAYSSSKGGIVGMTLPAARDLASHGIRVLTIAPGIVDTPMLATVSEEFRASLAEGVPFPKRLARPDEYAQLALSLIDHDYLNGEVIRMDGSLRMAPR; this is encoded by the coding sequence ATGCAGATCACCGATACCGCGGCGCTGGTCACGGGTGGCGCGTCCGGGCTCGGCGGCGCGACCGCGAAGGCACTCGCCGCGAGGGGCGCGCGGGTCTTCGCGCTGGACCTCGCCGGGGCGATCGCCAACGCCGAGCAGGTCGAGGGCATCACCTACGTCGAGGCCGACGTGACCGACCCGGAGCAGGTACGGACCGCCGTCACGACCGCCGCCGAGTCCGGGGTGCCGCTGCGGACCGTGGTGAACTGCGCCGGGATCGGGCCGTCCGCGCGGATCCTTTCGAAAAAGGGCCCGCACGACCTCGCCCTGTACGCGAAGGTCGTCCAGATCAACCTGATCGGCTCCTTCAACGTGCTGACACTGGCCGCCGAGGCCATCGCCAAGACCGAGCCGCTGGCCGACAACGCGCGCGGCGTCATCATCAACACCGCGTCGGTCGCCGCCTTCGACGGTCAGATCGGGCAGGTGGCGTACTCGTCGTCCAAGGGCGGCATCGTCGGGATGACCCTGCCGGCCGCGCGCGACCTCGCGTCGCACGGGATCCGGGTGCTGACCATCGCGCCGGGCATCGTCGACACCCCGATGCTGGCGACGGTGAGCGAGGAGTTCCGCGCTTCCCTGGCCGAAGGCGTGCCGTTCCCGAAGCGGCTCGCACGGCCGGACGAGTACGCGCAGCTCGCGCTGTCGCTGATCGACCACGACTACCTGAACGGCGAGGTCATCCGGATGGACGGCTCGCTGCGCATGGCCCCTCGCTGA
- a CDS encoding UDP-glucose/GDP-mannose dehydrogenase family protein encodes MSTARIVVVGTGYVGLTTGACLAGLGHRVTCVDVDRAKVARLSAGRVDILEPGLSELVSRGLTSGRLEFVVGARDAVRDAEAVFLCVPTPMGAGGSADLRAVEAVTTEIGDVIPSGCALITKSTVPVGTSKRIQAMLGRTDVPVVSNPEFLREGTAVEDFLGPDRIVVGSDDVAAARWVGDLYADLAAPVVVADAASAELVKYAANCFLAMKLSYVNSIAELCERLGADIDLVTEGMGHDRRIGRSFLKPGPGWGGSCLPKDTSALVRVAESVQYDFTLLTSAIEENIAQRDRIVAKIAGAVGGTLAGSRIGILGLAFKAGTNDLRDSPALAVASVLGALGAELTAYDPAVGGHIDGMTVVDDPYQVAKAADAVVVLTEWDEFKRLDWTYVAEQMDGDSVVDTRNLLDPQRILDAGLSWQGVGRPRAALRRKVAVS; translated from the coding sequence ATGAGCACTGCTCGGATCGTGGTGGTGGGGACCGGTTACGTCGGATTGACCACGGGAGCCTGCCTGGCAGGCCTGGGGCATCGAGTCACTTGCGTCGATGTCGACCGGGCCAAGGTCGCAAGGCTCTCCGCCGGACGGGTGGACATCCTGGAGCCGGGATTGTCCGAGCTGGTGTCGAGGGGGCTGACCAGCGGAAGACTCGAGTTCGTGGTCGGCGCGCGCGACGCCGTTCGCGACGCGGAGGCCGTTTTCCTTTGCGTGCCGACGCCGATGGGCGCGGGCGGTTCGGCGGATCTGCGGGCCGTCGAGGCCGTGACCACCGAGATCGGCGACGTCATCCCTTCGGGTTGTGCGCTGATCACCAAATCGACCGTCCCGGTGGGAACGTCGAAGCGTATCCAGGCGATGCTCGGCCGCACGGACGTGCCGGTCGTGTCGAACCCGGAATTCCTGCGTGAGGGCACCGCGGTGGAGGACTTCCTCGGCCCCGACCGGATCGTCGTCGGTTCGGACGACGTCGCGGCCGCCCGCTGGGTCGGCGATCTCTACGCCGACCTCGCCGCGCCGGTCGTCGTCGCCGACGCGGCCAGCGCGGAACTGGTGAAGTACGCGGCGAACTGCTTCCTCGCGATGAAACTGTCCTATGTGAACTCGATCGCCGAACTGTGCGAACGCCTCGGCGCGGACATCGACCTGGTCACCGAAGGCATGGGCCACGACCGGCGCATCGGCCGATCCTTCCTCAAACCCGGCCCCGGCTGGGGCGGCTCGTGCCTGCCGAAGGACACCAGCGCGCTGGTCCGGGTCGCCGAGTCGGTGCAGTACGACTTCACCCTGCTCACCTCGGCGATCGAGGAGAACATCGCACAGCGGGACCGGATCGTCGCGAAGATCGCGGGCGCCGTCGGCGGCACACTGGCCGGTTCGCGGATCGGGATCCTCGGACTGGCGTTCAAGGCCGGGACGAACGACCTGCGCGACTCGCCCGCCCTCGCGGTCGCTTCCGTACTGGGCGCGCTCGGCGCGGAACTGACCGCCTACGACCCCGCGGTCGGCGGCCACATCGACGGTATGACCGTGGTCGACGATCCGTACCAGGTCGCGAAGGCGGCCGACGCCGTCGTCGTGCTGACGGAATGGGACGAGTTCAAACGGCTCGACTGGACCTACGTGGCCGAGCAGATGGACGGTGACTCGGTCGTCGACACACGCAATCTCCTGGACCCACAACGGATCCTGGACGCCGGGTTGTCGTGGCAGGGCGTCGGGCGGCCGAGGGCGGCGCTGCGGCGGAAGGTCGCCGTCTCCTGA